cctaaattaaatctagaatcagcttcctatttcgcaacaaagcatccttcactcatgctgccaaacatacccttgtaaaactgtcatttataaaatagcctccaatactctactcaacaaattggatgcagtctatcacagtgccatccgttttgtcaccaaagccccatatactacccaacactgcgacctgtacgctctcgttggctggccctcgcttcactctcgtcgccaaacccactggctccaggtcatctacagtctctgctaggtaaagccccgccttatctcagctcactggtcaccatagcagcacccactcgtagcacgcgctccagcaggtatatctcactggtcacccccaaagccaattcctcctttgtccgcctttccttcagttctctgctgccaatgactggaatgaactgcaaaaatcactccctcactagctttaagcaccagctgtcagagcagctcacagatcactgcacctgtacatagcccatctgtaaatagcccatccaactaccccatccccatactgtatttatttatttatcttgctcctttgcaccccagtatctctacttgcacattcatcttctgcacatctaccattccagtgtctatttgctatattgtaattacttcgccaccatggcctatttattgccttaactcccttatcttacctcatttgcactcactgtatatagactttttgttttcttttttctactgtattattgactgtatgtttgtttattccatgtgtaactccgtgttattgtatgtgttgaactgcaatgctttatcttggccaggtcgcagttgcaaatgagaacttgttctcaactagcctacctggttaaataaaggtgaaataaaataaaaaataaaataaaaaacattgacttggtactggtacccgtTGTATATAGCCCAGTTATCATGTATATATTACTAGTTTTATtattgttttacttttctattatttctctattttctttctctctgcattgttaggaagggtcaaaagtagtgcactaaatagggaataattGGGATGCAGACATCTATTTCAAACCTTGACACATCTGTCGCCGTGTCCCTTCAATTACGTAAAGGGATAACATACAGTAGTGTTCTAATCTCTGTCAAGTCCTCTGTGTTTATTACAggacagtagtgtgtgtgtgtgtgtgtgtgtgtgtgtgtgtgtgtgtgtgtgtgtgtgtgtgtgtgtgtgtgtgtgtgtgtgtgtgtgtgtgtgtgtgtgtgtgtgtgtgtgtgcacgtgtgtgtgtgtgtgagtatgtactgtctgtgtggtgtgtgtgtgtttgtgtgtgtttgtgtgtgtgtgtgtgtgtgtgtgcacgtgtgtgagtatgtactgtctgtgtggtgtgtgtgtgtgtgtagtcagagCACCACAACAGTGTGACTTCAGCACTGTATAGCCTAAATCCTCCTCTTTGCTGTCCTCCTCTGTTGACATCATGTGACTACTAGTCCATTTCACTGCTGTTtcaaaggaagagagaaacaatTCGGGGCAGATGGattatattctgttctgttctattacaTTCTGTTGATATATTACAGTATGCAGTATGTGGTTTGAGCATATCACTCAGTGCTTCTTTGTACACTACTTTGCCTGCCTACCGTCCAATGTTGTTAAAGGACGTAGTTTACTGTATGTTTCAATAGGGAATGATCGTTTGAATTTGACGCATCCATATCTCCTGTTCCTCAAGGAACACCTGGAGATCCTCAAAGAACCCTGGAGTTCCTCAAGGAACACCTGGAGATCCTCAAAGAACACCTGGAGTTCCTTAAGGAACCATTGCTAGTCGATGGTTCATATTTGCACATTCGGTTAGTTGAGCGATTCTTGGAGGAACCTTTAATGTTTTAACGTACAGTAGCAAACTAGAGCCGTGGCTTAGCCGACCATCCAACTGTGAGCAAGAACATCATGCAGAAACAACCTGCCGACCATCCAACTGTGAGCAAGAACATCATGCAGAAACAACCTGCCGACCATCCAACTGTGAGCAAGAACATCATGCAGAAACAACCTGCCGACCATCCAACTGTGAGCAAGAACATCATGCAGAAACAACCTGCCTACCATCCAACTGTGAGCAAGAACATCATGCAGAAACAACCTGCCGACCATCCAACTGTGAGCAAGAACATCATGCAGAAACAACCTGCCTACCGTCCAACTGTGAGCAAGAACATCATGCAGAAACAACCTGCCGACCATCCAACTGTGAGCAAGAACATCATGCAGAAACAACCTGCCGACCGTCCAACTGTGAGCAAGAACATCATGCAGAAACAACCTGCCTACCGTCCAACTGTGAGCAAGAACATCATGCAGAAACAACCTGCCGACCATCCAACTGTGAGCAAGAACATCATGCAGAAACAACCTGCCGACCATCCAACTGTGAGCAAGAACATCATGCAGAAACAACCTGCCGACCGTCCAACTGTGAGCAAGAACATCATGCAGAAACAACCTGCCGACCATCCAACTGTGAGCAAGAACATCATGCAGAAACAACCTGCCGACCGTCCAACTGTGAGCAAGAACATCATGCAGAAACAACCTGCCGACCATCCAACTGTGAGCAAGAACATCATGCAGAAACAACCTGCCGACCATCCAACTGTGAGCAAGAACATTATGCAGAAACAACCTGCCGACCATCCAACTGTGAGCAAGAACATCATGCAGAAACAACCTGCCTACCGTCCAACTGTGAGCAAGAACATCATGCAGAAACAACCTGCCGACCATCCAACTGTGAGCAAGAACATCATGCAGAAACAACCTGCCTACCGTCCAACTGTGAGCAAGAAC
The sequence above is drawn from the Salvelinus namaycush isolate Seneca chromosome 36, SaNama_1.0, whole genome shotgun sequence genome and encodes:
- the LOC120030500 gene encoding repetitive proline-rich cell wall protein 2-like produces the protein MQKQPADHPTVSKNIMQKQPADHPTVSKNIMQKQPADHPTVSKNIMQKQPAYHPTVSKNIMQKQPADHPTVSKNIMQKQPAYRPTVSKNIMQKQPADHPTVSKNIMQKQPADRPTVSKNIMQKQPAYRPTVSKNIMQKQPADHPTVSKNIMQKQPADHPTVSKNIMQKQPADRPTVSKNIMQKQPADHPTVSKNIMQKQPADRPTVSKNIMQKQPADHPTVSKNIMQKQPADHPTVSKNIMQKQPADHPTVSKNIMQKQPAYRPTVSKNIMQKQPADHPTVSKNIMQKQPAYRPTVSKNIHSGGK